In the Alistipes provencensis genome, TCCGCGACCGCTTCGAACTGGTGGACAGCGGTACGCTGTGGCTCAGCGAGACGCCCGCGAAGGTCTCGCGCGGCTGGGACGGCGCCTGCAACCGCACCATGACGTGGGTAGAACTGCGCGACAAGGCTTCGGGCAAGGAGTTCTTCTATTTCAACACTCACCTCGATCACCGCGGCAAGGTTGCCCGCGAAGAGTCGATCAAACTCATCGTCAGCGAAATACAGCGCATCGCGGGACAGAAAGCCCCGGCGGTTCTGGGCGGGGATTTCAACACTCCGGTCGACAGCCCGATCTTCAAACCGCTGACCAAACACATGAAGTCGGTCCGGGACAAGGCTCCGGAAACCGACCGCAAAGGGACTTTCAACGGATTCGGCTCGGCTCCCGACACGATCGTGATCGACCACCTCTACTACCGGGGCAAGCTCAAATGCCTGACTTTCGCCACGCTCGACGGCAACTACGGGGCTCCGTTCATTTCGGACCACTACCCGATCGCCATGACCTTCACGCTGTAAAATAAAAAAATCCCGGAGCCCTGAACTCCGGGATTTTCCATATTTCAGGTCATTGCCGCCGGCTGCGCAGGACGACCATC is a window encoding:
- a CDS encoding endonuclease/exonuclease/phosphatase family protein; translation: MKKTALLLLLAAMFSMPVFAGDGPQPIKLISYNLRNSGAKDGDNSWSKRRPATPQMIRQEAPDVFGVQEGLIDQLQYIDTECPQYARVGVGRDDGAEGGEIMAVYYLRDRFELVDSGTLWLSETPAKVSRGWDGACNRTMTWVELRDKASGKEFFYFNTHLDHRGKVAREESIKLIVSEIQRIAGQKAPAVLGGDFNTPVDSPIFKPLTKHMKSVRDKAPETDRKGTFNGFGSAPDTIVIDHLYYRGKLKCLTFATLDGNYGAPFISDHYPIAMTFTL